ATTAGGCGGGAGGCAGAGAGACAAAGAGGGACGCGGGGCCATTCGGTGTAGCCTTGTCATCGCGCCCTGTGCCACCGGCAGGCAGGGGGACAGCGGGCAGGGCCGGCCAAGCTGCTGGGCACCAAACTGCCGTGGGATGGGAACggggcaggcagctgggggggcactggggtcACCCCCTCTGCTCAGGGGTGCCAGGCAGGCTGACACCCCACGGGAAGGCAGCTGGAGCCACTCGGCTCTTAtcccctggggcagtggggtCCGGCTCTGTGCCAGCGCTGCTGAGACCCTACAGCATCCCATAAACACACGGGGATCCAGCGCTGTGAGCTTTGCCACAGCATCCCCCTTCCATGCAGGTGACACCggctgggtgctgctgtcacagccctgggagggagcacagccacgggatgcagggatgggatccTGTAGGAGTGTCGGGGGGTAGTACAGTCGGGACAGATGGAGaccagagatctctgaagccagggcttggaacttggggtttattgcaaagggcctgggtgcagggccctgctgggagctgccagccacagctcagagcaggctgagagaagagaggggcagagaggatgagagggtaagagagtaagagcataagagagcgaggttcccgttacaatacaataaatcttcttctaCGCTAAATATTCTCATTGTCACTAgccaatctagtacaagatacaaatcctacagcatttccatacagcctataagagTCATTACATTACCATGCTGTGTTACATTTTgaaccctaaaaactcctctttggacccttctgccaagctggcagggtctgctctgcccCTTGGAGCTGTCGgcaagcagagggaattgttccatcaaaaggggatcaccttcagctggcaacgccattgttttccagttgttccgtaactgaggtatctcaaagcttgctttcatttcaatctcacttatagtttctatattctcacaatcttttgccagacaatcatatttataaggctttcctgtttcatcttccccaacaggaTCCCCCAAgctgcccagcacccctgggtccagctgccccacagcaggagaacacagccctgggatgcagggatgggacccctgggctccccagccccctggTCTGAGTGCCCTGCCCCTCTCCATCTCCCGGCTCCCACGCCTGCCTCTGGAGTGGCTCCGAGAGCCCTGCCTGGGCGCAGCCCGGCGAGAGGCCGGCAAATGGATCTCAAGGGCCGCCTGACATTCCTGCTTGCCTGCCTTTGAAGGAGAAGAgcccctcagagctgccctCGGCACTAATGCACGGGGCGGAGGGGTACTGCTAAAAGCCAAGGCTGGCAAAAGGCTTTCAAGCCCTTGGAGAGGCCCGAGAGGTGCCCGGGGGTGACCCCAGTCTCTGCTGTCGCTGTTGATGTGTACCCCAGAATGATGGAGGGAGGTGTGGTGGTGTCCCCTGCGGTGTCCCCGTGCTGGGACTTGGGGTAGAGGGGGTGCAGGGAGTGATGGGGCCGTGCCAGACCCTtcctggggatggaggagatgCTCCCGGCATGAAGGGGttcaggggcagggaggggtgaAGGGTAATGTAGGGGACTTGGGGATGGTGGATGGGTTTGCAGAGCATGCTGGGATGAAGTGGCCGGGGTGGAGAAGGGTGCAGGATGGGTCTAGGGGGGTacaggagggcagcagagggggCACGGGAGGCAGGATGGATTTTGGGttgcaggagaggcaggatggGTGCTGGGGTTCAGGAAGGGCGCAGGGTGGGTGCGGGGGGGGaaggatgggttttggggtgctttgggCTCAGGATGGGTGcaggatgggttttggggtgctttgggCTCAGGATGGGTGcaggatgggttttggggtgcagtggGGTCAGGGTAGGTGCAGGAATGCCCGGTGCAGGGTCCTCCCCGCCGCCAGGGGCCGCGCCAGGCCGCTCGCGGCACTCTGGCCCGGCAGGCCTCAGCTCTCTGGTGCGGGGCCGGAAGCGGAAGTGCGGTGCCGCCCTCCCGCCGCTGTGCCGTGGCGGAAAGATGGCGGCGGCCATGGCATGAACGGGACCCGGCGCGGCCCCAGCGGTGAGAGCGGCCGAGACCTCTCCCGGTCCTAAACTGGCGCGAGGACTACCGCAGCCCCCGGTTCCCCGTGTCCCTTTACCACTCGGGCCAGCGGGAGATCCCCAGTACCTTTGGCGGGCGGGCCCTCAGCTGCCCCCGGGCTTCCCTGGAGCTCAGTCTCTCCTCAGCCCGGGGGAGTGGAGCTCCTCGCTTCCCTCTCGGCAGGTGGGCCCGGACACATCGCGGGTAATCCCTCCTGTGTCCCGTCGCCCCCAGCTCCCTCCGTTTTTTCCAAGCTGTACCCTGTGTCTGCTGCTTGTCATGTCTGCACTTATCCCTGGCTTCCTGGCCTTCCTTCCCGGTGTATGGAGGCTGCCTTTATTCCCgtgtccagctgtgcctgtgcccttTCCtagctccctccttcccctccttgtTCCCTGCTGTTCAGCAGGCAGGATTGCCCTGGAGGCATCTCTGGACTGCCCTCGTTTTCCTGGTCtttctcccagtccctccccctgctccccgtgtccctcccgTGTTACTCCCCCCTCCCTCTGTCCCTATTTTCCAAGCCCCTCTGTTGGGTTCTGTGGGTCCATAGGTTCCCCATACCCTGAATTCCACACCAGTCCCCGGGCACGTGTGCTGTCCCCGTAGGATGAAGATGAGAATGAAGATGAAGTAGAGCTCTGACCATGGACCATGAGGCCCCCACCATCAGGCCCCGGCGCATCCAGAACCAGAACGTCATCCACCGCCTGGAGCGCCGCCGCATCAGCTCGGGCAAGGCGGGCACCCACTGGCACCAGGTGCGCGTCTTCCACCAGAACGTCTTCCCCAACTTCACCGTGGTCAACGTGGAGAAGCCGCCATGCTTCCTGCGCAAGTTCTCCCCCGACGGCCGCTACTTCATCGCCTTCTCCTCGGACCAGACCTCGCTGGAGATCTACGAGTACCAGGGCTGCCAGGCGGCCGAGGACCTCCTGCAGGGCTACGAGGGGGAGATCCTGGCCAACGGCAATGACCAGAGGTCCGTCAACATCCGGGGCCGGCTCTTTGAGCgcttctttgtgctgctgcacatcACCAACGTGGCCTCCAACGGGGAGCACCTGAACCGCGAGTGCAGCCTGTTCACGGACGACTGCCGCTACGTGATCGTGGGCTCGGCCGCCTACCTGCCCGAGGAGCCGCACCCGCCCTTCTTCGAGGTGTACCGCAACAGCGAGTCCGTGACGCCCAACCCGCGCTCCCCGCTCGAGGACTACTCCTTGCACATCATCGACCTGCACACGGGCCGGCTGTGTGACACGCGCGCCTTCAAGTGCGACAAGGTCATCCTGTCGCACAACCAGGGGCTGTACCTGTACAAGAACATCCTGGCCATCCTCTCCGTGCAGCAGCAGACCATCCACGTCTTCCAGGTGACGCCCGAGGGGACGTTCATCGACGTGAGGACCATCGGCCGCTTCTGCTACGAGGACGATCTGCTGACCCTGTCTGCCGTGTACCCCGAGGCGCAGCGGGACACGCAGACGGGAATGGCCAACCCCTACAAGGAGCCCTTCATCAACTCCCtgaagcacaggctgctggtgTACCTGTGGAGAAGGGCCGAGCAGGATGGAAGTGCTATAGCAAAAAGAAGGTTCTTCCAGTACTTTGaccagctgaggcagctgcGCATGTGGAAGATGCAGCTCTTGGATGAGAACCATCTGTTTATCAAATATACCAGTGAGGACGTGGTCACGCTGCGGGTGACAGATCCGTCCCAGGTACAGAATCACACAGAGAGGGGCCTTAAACATCATCTAATTCCAGCTGCCCTGCTAGGGGTCCACTAGACCAGGTGGCTCAGATACTGCCTCCCTCTTCAGGCTGCTCATTGCTTTGGGACATTGCTTGAGGACGTTACAATGCTGTGAGCTGTTCCTTAATGAGCCTGTAAAGGTTGTTTAGGATCCCTAGTACCTTTTTGAGTCTTTTTTGATGCCTCTGATATTGAATAACTTCTCTATCTTCTGTTTCCTTAATTTCTGCCTCCCTCTGCAGGCTACTCATTGCTTTGGGACAAGTGCTCAAGCATTACAATGCTGTGAGCTGTTCCTTAATGAGCCTGTAAAGGTTATTTAGGATCCCTAGTACTTGAGTCTTTTTTGATGGCTCTGATATGGAATAACTTCTGtgtcttctgttttcttaatttcattgcttccttccttctcacCTGCAAAATGAGGAAGATCTGATGTGTTAGTAAGTTCCTTCCTCCAAGGATTGTTCCCCATGCTCACAGATGCTATTCaatcccctttccctccccaaatccccaaatgaatttaattttagctGATATTTTATATAGTCCATTTAAATTGTAGAGGTAGTCTCTCCCTTTTCTCATGTATCTTCAAGCatgtttttcaaatataatAGTCTTCATTTTCCCTGGTACAATTACCATTTCTGTTCTGCCTACGTACTTAGTCTTTCAAGCTCCAGTAAGAGGTAGTATTTATGATCTCTCCAAATTGGAGTAGCAGCTTTTAGATCAGGCTAATGGGCCAATTGCTTCTCTTTTCAATTTATTACTAAAGAAGTGGAATTAGAGCAAATGTAGCTCAGTCAGTGCTGGGTCCCTCCAGATGTTTCACAACCCTGCATGTTGATCATCTCTTTTTACTGCTTTTAGAGTGGTTGGTCACGTTTTGAGCCCTGTGAAActaagggatttttttagctaatttttattcctttaatcTGCTTGGTTTTATTCTGTTGAATGTATTTAGCAAGAGTTTGTGATAAATCTCCAATGCAGCATGTAGGTGTGATTGATCCCCAGaggtttattttctctcatgCATTTCTCTTCCCCACATCTTTGCCAGGACTTAGGTCCTAGAAGAGATAAACAGTAGCTCTTCGTGTGTTGCCTTTGTCTGGTTCTTTCTGGGAGATgtctctggtttgttttgttttattttcctcttctgtggcATTTGTTTGGAGGAGTTGCTTTGGGAGGTAATAGGTAAGGCTTTATCTAATCCATGTTGCCCATTGGTGTAAAGCTGAATGTCTGTCTCAGAAATATGGAGGCTCTGTGGAAGTGGCCTGCAGGGTTCTGCTCATTGCTGGTGTCTGGAATGAGCTCCTGGCCCTGATGTAAATGTTTGTggctggctcagctctgcactCTGCTGTGGTTAGTAGGTTTTAGTGTCTCATTTGCTGCAGGGAACTCTCCACTCGCTTCACCCCAGGGTTACTTTAAGATGcagtttgtggtttgtttgcaGTGTGCCTCAGGCGTTGGGTTTTgtgctgggggaagaaaagtgCCTCATTTCTCAGTTCTTCCAGAGATAATCCCAGATGTGGAGCAGTCTCCACAGACCTGTCTGAAGGTAGGCGTTGTGTTAGGGCTCCCTGAATAAAACTTGACTCACAAAATAACTACAGCCCccatttttcttcagtctgtCAGACAAGGAACACGAGGTTTCATCCAATTTCAGGATTCTTTCTGCCCTCTGGCTTCTCTGCCAAGAAGGTTGAGGAGTTGCTGTTCATGGTTGTGGGTTGTGTGGTTTTTGTCTGAGTCTGGACTGTATGCTTTGAGATCTTTAGAAGTGTGCTCTGCATAGGTAGCTTGGGGGTTTGTTGCTGTTGTAGGCTTGTGTTGGTAGGCTTGACAGCATTGCTGTGTGGTTTTTGTGgcactcagctgctgcctcccatgCTGTGATGATGTTTTGGTGGTGTTACAGGTGCTGCAAAAGCAGTGAGGGTTTCCCTACTCAGGGACATCCTGTAGATATGTCTCTATGTTAACCTGGCAAAGgaactttttaatttaaagttgGAGGATACTCCCTGCAGTCTTCAGTGATTTAAAtagtttttccttctgctgtcttctcttattttctctctgctccagccctttaTTTCAGAAGGGCTTCCCTTTCCTCAGGCAGTAGTCTAGTGAGTAACCTCATCTTGTGTGTTTCGTTTGGACATGTGGGGGCTGGATTGTATTATCAGAGTTTATTTTGGggctgtaaaacaaacaaaccttgTGATACTTGCAGATGGGTGGGGTGGGCAGAGTGCCTGCCATCATCCCTGAGCATTGTTTGGGACCAGGAGGTGAAGCATTTAGGAATTGCCTCTATTGATAGAAGATTTAATCAGATGCCACGGGAATTAGTTCCCTTTGAAGTGGGGACAGGTTCTTATTTTGGGGTGCCAGCACTCCCGTCTCTAatgaaagctgctttttatgACCAAGAATTAAATATGCCCTTTCCCAATGGGATGGGAATGTCATCTCCCTTTGATGTAGCTGTGCTGACACAATGTCAccttttttctcaatttcttgCTCATTTGTGCCAGGATTCATTGCCATTGCCAGTCCACAGCATGGTACAAGGGCCATCTTGCACGAGAACGTCAGCATTAAGAAGTCATCAGTGtctttcagattttcatttctgtgttggCAGGGTACCTGGAGGGCACAGCTTTTTGTGGGCAGTGATGTAGTGCACAGTAGATATAAAGGCTCATCTCTGTGTGATGCAGATGTTAAGAAGGGGAAGAAACTAATATATCTATGCAgaggtaaaaataatttaaggtCAGCTAGCATTGGATCTGAAGTAATTATTTCAGcaggaatgaaaattaaatttggcACTTGAGTaagtgttttgggtttggtggaggacagagaagaagagaaaacgGAACGGTTGCATCTAGCTTGAGTTGAAAAACTGGAAGCCCATTAAGTTTTCTTAAATAATCACAGCTGAGAGGTGGATAATTGGATACATGTTGAGGCATTCCAATAGGAGAATGGATTAGTGTGAGGATGTAGGAttctcctgtgctgtggagaAATATGGATAGGGTCTGTGGTGTGAtgtggggagaaggaagggacaGCTTCTCCAGGTGTGCTCTCCTGGGTAacctctgcctctctccccaGCCCTCGTTCTTCGTCGTGTACAACATGGTGACCACAGAGGTCATTGCCGTGTTTGAGAACACGTCTgatgagctgctggagctgtttgaGAACTTCTGTGACCTCTTCAGGAATGCCACCCTGCACAGTGAGGCTGTCCAGTTCCCCTGCTCAGCTTCCAGCAACAACTTTGCGAGGCAGATCCAGCGCCGGTGAGCCATTCGGAGCATGCTTTATTCCGTATAGACACACGCTCAGCCCCGTCTGCTGAAGGCCAGTATCAAATACCAACCTGAGAAAACCAGTTCCTTTGGCCCCCTTTGCCAAGTGGTGCAAGGGTCAGGACTATACATGGTTCATTCTTGCAGCTTGATGCATCTGATTTTATATTCCACAGCATTTACCTTGTTAGAGGAAGGAACAAAGCATTTGCAAACTGCTGCttagaagaaaggaagggaatttTGAGAGAAAGATGTTTCTGTCTCTCCTTGAGCAGCAACTCTTTTGGAGGTTATTAAAGTGTTACTGCCCAGTAACTTTGGTCCCTGAAGATAGGATTTGTCAAGATGCTGGCATGATCCAGTTGTGTGTATTTTACCAAGTGACATTCTCTGAATTTAGCATGTACCAAACTGTGTTCTGTAGCATTTCCTCAACATCAGTCACCAGCTTGTGGTTATCATCACTGTATTAGGAGAAGGGAAACTCATCTGCTTAGATCTGTTGTGAAAGCTgaacaaaataccaaaataacCTGGGTTTCTAGAATATGCTTTAACACTCAGATGTGGTTTTAATGAGGCAGAGTGTGTTATTTCTCTAGGAAAATTTTGTTGTGACTCaggtgttttttccttccagtgaCTTGTTTCTCATCATCCAAAGTACTTGCCATCCACTTATGGGCATCAAGCTTCTGTTGACTTTAGGCTGATATCACATAAGTCTGACAAAATTGACTATGTCTGTAACTTTCTAGAGCAACCTGTCAGGAAATCTATAATGCTTAATGGGAGAGAGAATGAGTGGACTCACTGAAGACTCACGAAGAATAACTTCTGCCTTTTGTTAGAGTAGATAGGAGAGTATTTTGCTCCCCTTGCTACAAGGGCCTGTAACAGGAGTGTTGTAACTTCTACAGCAAAGTATCATAGAGCATAGTCCAGAGTGAGCTGGCTTCTGGCTGAGTGTTTACTTTCCTTATTGTCCCTGCAGCTGATCTGACTATTTTTGCACATGTAAAGTTTCAAATTTTTCTTGGAAAGAGAAATCCAGCCTGTGTTAATCTCTCCAGAAAGAACTTGCAGCTCACTATAGTTTCTGGAGAGCTTTATGCTCCTCATCAAGGTTTCTCTCTTTATGCATTTAAAACAATGGGTGGAGAGAGGATGATTGTCATGTCAATGTTAAGGGCTCAACTGTTGCTGTGAAAGCTCTCTGGCTTTTGCTCATGCTGTTTCCAGGCTTTGTGGTAAAACTTGGATTGACTGATCAGCTGCTAATCCATCTCTCCCTGTTTCTGATCCTGTTCATTTCCCatactgcagagcagctgggtcCAGACGTTGTGGGTAGGCACATTCTTCTCCTTCTGTCACTCTGGACATTCTGAGCGAGACAGTAATGATAAGGGAGGATGAAAAGGTTAGCAGAACTGGTTGATGTTTGAATCACTGTGATACATCTTTGGAAACAAGCCGCTTTAGTTCTTACACTGcagctgttttctctccctgtcaGTTTTCCTGCTTAGTTTGTTTAAGATGTGCTGTTCAGCTGTGGCCTTTGTGAACAGAAGGTGTCTCTTGCTTTGCTGCAGGTTCAAGGACACGATAGTGAACGCCAAGTATGGAGGGCACACGGAGGCCGTGCGgcggctgctggggcagctccccaTCAGCGCCCAGTCCTACAGCGGCAGCCCCTACCTCGACCTGTCCCTCTTCAGCTATGATGACAAGTGGGTGTCAGTCATGGAGCGGCCCAAGACCTGTGGTGATCACCCCATAAGGTATGGGGAGCTGTATGTAAGGAGAGAGTCACTGTAAATCACCTCTGCCATGTGGCATCAAGTGTGCAGAATAGGGAGTAGATGGAAGCCTTTCTCTTAGGAAATCCTTTCACCAGAGGATTTATTTCACAAAACTTGGCCTCTCTCCTTTACAGTAACGTGGATGTGTGGGAGGGCTCTTCATGTTTccttgctgagctgctctgctctggggagggtTTGGATGGTGAAGTCTCAGCCTTTTCCATATGAATGGTCttgttcctcctcctcttcttgcAATGCTGCCGTTGTGTTTGGGTTGCAGAGTGATACAGCTCTGATGTCTGCTTTCCTGTACTGGAAAGATCCTCTCTGAGCATGTGGGTTTAGTTGGCAAGGATTGTCTGGTTTGTCCTGTGAATAAAATAGTATCTGGGCTAGGTGTTACTCAGAAAGCTTGTGGTATTGATTGAGCTGTTTTCAGACTTCCCTTGTTTACTGTTCTCACCATGGGAGCTGTACTCCTTGTCATACTCCCTTCTCTCTGTGATCGGTAGGAAATTTCTGTCTGTAATAGGAATTTTAGCCAGGTGCCAGGGCCATTCTGTGCCTCTTCTGTCTGAGTCTCCAATGCTGGCAGAGGGAGTAAGTCTGAGTTTGAGAATAAGGAGGTTTGCAATGCTTCTTAAAGAAATATCAGgactatttatttctttttgttgg
This sequence is a window from Camarhynchus parvulus chromosome 10, STF_HiC, whole genome shotgun sequence. Protein-coding genes within it:
- the DET1 gene encoding DET1 homolog yields the protein MDHEAPTIRPRRIQNQNVIHRLERRRISSGKAGTHWHQVRVFHQNVFPNFTVVNVEKPPCFLRKFSPDGRYFIAFSSDQTSLEIYEYQGCQAAEDLLQGYEGEILANGNDQRSVNIRGRLFERFFVLLHITNVASNGEHLNRECSLFTDDCRYVIVGSAAYLPEEPHPPFFEVYRNSESVTPNPRSPLEDYSLHIIDLHTGRLCDTRAFKCDKVILSHNQGLYLYKNILAILSVQQQTIHVFQVTPEGTFIDVRTIGRFCYEDDLLTLSAVYPEAQRDTQTGMANPYKEPFINSLKHRLLVYLWRRAEQDGSAIAKRRFFQYFDQLRQLRMWKMQLLDENHLFIKYTSEDVVTLRVTDPSQPSFFVVYNMVTTEVIAVFENTSDELLELFENFCDLFRNATLHSEAVQFPCSASSNNFARQIQRRFKDTIVNAKYGGHTEAVRRLLGQLPISAQSYSGSPYLDLSLFSYDDKWVSVMERPKTCGDHPIRFYARDSGLLKFEIQAGLLGRPINHTVRRLVAFTFHPFEPFAISVQRTNAEYVVNFHMRHSCT